In Halobacterium noricense, the genomic stretch TCGGTGCTCACTAAGCGTTCACTTACATTTAGTGTAGAGGAAATAACGGACTCCGCAAGATCGGTCTTTTCGGAGTCTATAACGTCCTGCATTAATTGAGAATACGAATCAAGCAATTCCGATTCCAGATACCCAATTTCAAATGCTCGAATATGGATGTTTACTAACTCGTCTAAGCGTTCTTCTACACTGGTAATCGGACTATCGATGAGAAGGCTGGTAAGCCGCACATGAGTAGCATTCAGAAGATTGATCCGTTCTTGACCCCCGTCAGACCCAATTTCTATACAGGAATCCCAATATTCAAATATTTGCTCAGTGCTCTCTCTTCTCGCTATACTTGACCGATCTGTACCTATGGGTCGGCCATCCTCGTCACAGTATTGTATAAATTCTGATATAACTTCATATAGTGAGTGGATTGACTGTCTTACTGTGAATTCGTCGTCCCTCTTGGCCGAAGATTTCAGGATTTGCTCAATAGTGAGTAGCGGTGTACGTTCTGGCGGTTCTATTTCTTCTTTATTCAACTCCGAGGCCGCTGACTCATCCGGAATCAGATTCTCTGGATCGACATCTCTTGCAGTCCTACGTAGTACAGTTTCAGGAGCAACAAGATTCGCCATCACTTGCTGGATAGGGATTAGAGAGAGTAAACAGGTTGTAGCAAGTCCTACGGCAATCCCTATTGTTAGATTTAGATTGACTGATATGACATAGAGTGGTGAGGACAGTGTTATTAGATACAGTAAATCCACCAGAATTGAGGAGACATACAAGACGATAAGCCCGGTTAGAATATTGGATTTTCCAAACTGTTCTAATGTTAGTGGACTGAATATACTTGCATTTACTTGCAAGCTGAGAAGGAAAACGGAGATTACGATCGCCAAAAAGGACCCTTGTACCGTTGCAAGAGCGATAAGAGCTTGAGGAGGTGTTTCTATACCCCGTGAAATATACGCAAAGAACGCTCCTACAAGGACTCCGGCTATAATGACAGCATAGAATTGCCTACTGTCAATATCCATACTGTCTCTTGCATAGTTACTGGCAAGATGCTTTTGGTGGTAGTAAATCCCGAAATATGGGTACCAGAGGAGTTGATTTTGCGAGGGAAGTCCGCCTCGCGGACTTCCCGCATCCCGCGGCGCGCGAAGCGCCGGCGATGCGAGGGAAGGGATTCGAACTTCCGTCGGTGACCCGACGGCGTTCGAACCCTCCGCACCCATTCGCGTCCGTAGGGGGACGCGATGCGATGCGAGGGAAGGGATTCGAACCCTCGAACTCCTACGAGAACGGATCTTGAGTCCGTCGCCGTTGGCCGAGCTTGGCTACCCTCGCACGCGTCGAGTAGTCGGCGCGTGCGGGGTTTAGGCGTTGCGAATCGGGGTGGGTCGCGCTCAGTCGTCGTCGTCGCCGAGCACGCGCGAGGCGACCGGCCCCATCGAGGCGTCCTCCTCGACGTCGCGGAGCAGGAACCGCTTTCGGACGACGTCGTAGGCGAACACGATGGTGCCGAGGATGAGCATCGTGTCCCCGGGGAACCGCGCCCAGAAGAACAGCTGGACGAGGTCGCGGTTGTAGAACGAAAGCGAGCGCGCGACCGCGTACCCCTCCGTGAACGCGGCTTCCAACTGGAGGAAGCCGATGGGGAGCAGCGACAGGCCGACCATCACGGCGAGGCCGGCGTTCCACAGCCAGAACGCCCACCAGAGGCGCTTGCCGTTCCACTTCTCGGGGTCGACGGAGAGCCGCAGCATGTACGCGGCCATGCCGAGCGCGAGGAAGCCGAACGCGCCGAACATCGCGGCGTGGGCGTGTGCGACCGTGAGGTAGGTGCCGTGCTCATAGTAGTTGATGAGCGGGAGATTGATGAAAAAGCCGAGCACCCCCGCGCCGACGAAGTTCCACACGCCGGAGGCGATGATGAACGCGAACGGGAGCTTGTAGTGGAACGTCTCGTCGCTCTTCGAGAGCGCGCGGTACTGGCCGAGCGCCTCGAAGAGGATGAGAATCAGGGGGACGAGTTCGAGCGTGGAGAAGACGCTCCCGAGTGGCACCCAGACGTCGGGCTGGCCGATCCACCAGTAGTGGTGGCTGACGCCGATGACGCCGCTGCCCATCACGAACAGCACTTGCAGGGCGACGGCTTTCTCGGCGGAGCGCTTGCGCAGCAAGCCCATGGAAACGAGCGTGATGCCGACGATGGCGACGATGAAGAACTCGAAGGCGCCCTCCACCCACATGTGGACGACCCACCACCGCCAGAACTCCGTCATCACGATGTTCGAGTCGGGCGTGTACAGCATGCCCGCGACGAACAGCAGCCCGATGGAGCCGCCCGCGTACAGAATCATGTGCGCGAGTCCGAAGCGCTGTTCGCGGGCGAGCAGCGGCTTGAGGCCGCGATACGCGAGGAACGCCCAGATGGCGAATCCGAGCAGGAGGCCGACCTGCCAGACGCGGCCGACTTCGACGTATTCGAGGCCTTCGTTGCCGAGCAGCCACCACAGCTGGCCGTCGAAGAAGCCCTGCGTGCCGAGGTAGATGCCGACGAAGCCGCCGACGACGACCACCAGCAGCGTGCCGAGCAGGCCGTTGATGGCGGACTCCTGGTGGTCGGGCTCGTGGCCGGTCAGGAGACCGGGGAGGAACAGCCCAGCGCCGATCCACATTGTCGCAATCCAGAGGATGCCGAGGTCGAGGTGGTAGGTCTTCGTGAGCGCGAACGGCAGCCACTGGATGACGTCGACGCCGAGCGCTTCGCCGATGCCGAAGAACGCGTCGCGTTCGACGTAGTAGTGTGCGAGCAACGCCCCCAGTAACACCTGTGCGACGAACAGCAACGCCGCGATGGGGATGAACCGGGTGGCTGCGCGTTGACTCGGGAGTAAGTCGACATCCGCGGGGTCCGGAACTTCGATGCCCTTCGTGGAGGGTTCGGAGAGTTCGATGCTGTTGTAGAGCCAGACGCCGAGGCCGGCACCGCCGACGAGCAACACCATCGCGATGGCGCTCCAGACCATCGTCGCGCCGGTGGGTTCGTTGCCGGCGAGCGGGTTGTACGGCCAGTCGTTCGTGTAGCTGTGGTCGGTGCCGGGCCGCTCGGCGTGCGAGACCAGCGCCGTCCACATCGCGAAGTCCGCGAACAGGCGGGCGTCGTCGGCGGACTCGACCATGCCCTCCGGGATGCCGCGCTCGGCGTCGCCCTCGTGGTAGCGCTCGACGTACACCTCGCGCACCTGCTCGTGGGCGTACGCCGCGGCGGCGGAGTACTGCGCCGTCTCGCCGGAAATCGAGCGGTCGAGGTCAGCGGTCACGCGGCTGTCCACGGCGGCCTGCTGCTCGGTCGTGAGGTCGGCGTACGCTTCGCCGTGGCGTTCGTTCGCATAATACTCCTGCATGAACTGGGTCTTCAGTTGGAGCGCGTCGGCGGTGTAGTCCTCACCGAAGTACGCGCCGTTGCCGAGAATCGACCCGTGGTTCATCAGAGCGTTCGACTGGAAGACGGCCTTGCCGTCCTGAATCGAGTCGTGGGTGGCGACGGTGTCGCCGTTCGGTCCCACGATTTCGTCGGGAATCGGTGGCTGGTGCTGGTAGGAGTAGGCGGCACCAGCCCCCATGACGACGAGATTCAGGACGAACACGACCACGAGTATCTTCGCGAGCGTGGACCTAGTGACGTCCATATTGCGGCGTTCAATTCGACGCAGGAAAAGGCTGTGGCGGATTCCAAGCCCCTGGGCACGGAGCGCGAAATGCCGGATGTACCGCCGCTCGAAGATGTTCGTGTCCGCTATTCGAGGAGTTCGCGAGCGATGATGTTCTTCTGAATCTCGGTGGTGCCCTCGTAGATTTGGGTGATCTTGGCGTCGCGGTAGAACCGCTCGACGTCGAAGTCGTTGACGTAGCCGGCACCGCCGTGAATCTGGACGGCTTCGTCGGCGACCTCGACGGCGACTCGCGAGGCGAACTCCTTGGCCATCGACGCGAGCGCGGTGAGCTGGTCGTCCTCGTGCTCGACGCTCCACGCGGACTTTCGCGTGAGCGTGCGCGCGGCCTCGGTCTGCGTGTGCATCTCCGCGAGCTTGTGTTCGATGGCCTGGAAGTCGCTGATGGGGCGGCCGAACTGCTCGCGCTCCTGGGCGTACTCCAAGGCGCGTTCGGCGGCACCCTTCGCGATGCCGACGCCCTGCGCGGCGACCATCGTGCGCGTCTCGTCGAAGAACTGCATCAACTGGAGGAACCCCCCGCCCTCCGTTCCAATCAGATTCTCCTCGGGAACGCGCACGTCGTCGAACATGAGTTCCGCCGTGTCGCTGGCTCGAATGCCGAGCTTCCCCGTGATTTTGTCCGCTTCGAAGCCGTCGCGGTCGGCCTCCACGACGATTTGGCTGAAGCCGTTGTATCGGCCGCTCGCGTCGGGGTCGGTCTGACAGAGCACGACGTAGAAGTCGCCCACGGAGCCGTTCGTAATCCACATCTTGTTGCCGTTGATGACGAACTCGTCTCCATTCTTCTCCGCCTCAGGCGGCGAAGAGCTCGCCGAGCTTTGCTCGGCGGTGTCGCGTTCGGCGCGCGTGGAGACGCTGGAGACGTCGGAGCCGGTGTCGGGTTCGCTGATGGCCGACCCCATGATGGCGTCGCCGGACGCGACGTCCGGGAGCCAGCGCTCCTTCTGGTCCTCGGTGCCGAACTCGATGATGGATTCCGCACCGAAGCCCGCGCTGGACACGCAGAGCCCGATTCCGGGGTCGGCGGCGAACAGCTCCTCGGTGATGAGCGCGGCCTCGACGGGCGAGTAGCCCGCGCCGCCGTAGTCGAGCGGAATCGTCGGCCCGAGCAGGCCGGCTTTCGCAGCCTCGTCCATGACCTCGTAGGGGTACTTCTCCTGTTCGTCGTACTCGGAGGCTACCGGTCGGATTTCGTTCTCCGCGAACCGGCGGACCTCCTCCCGAATCGCCTGCTGCTCGTCGGTCAACCCGAAGTCCATGTGGGGGTGTACCGAACACCGGAACAAAAGCGCTCGTAAACCGCTGACAATCCCCACGGAGTTCTTCGGTGGGCGCGCGGGCCGGCCCAACCGCTTTTGTCGGGAACTGTCGAAGCCACGGGTATGGCCGACGTGGACCCCAGTGAGGTCGGGCGGACGCCGCTGGTCGAACTCGACGCCGGGGTCGCGCCGACGGTGTACGGGAAAGCCGAGTGGTTCAACCTCGGCTCGCTGGCCCACGGCGGCGGGTCGGTGAAGACCCGCATCGGGAAGGCGATGCTGGACGCCGCGGCCGCGCGCGGCGACCTCAGCCCCGACCGCACGATCATCGAGGCATCCAGCGGGAACACGGGTGCAGC encodes the following:
- a CDS encoding cation:proton antiporter family protein; the encoded protein is MDIDSRQFYAVIIAGVLVGAFFAYISRGIETPPQALIALATVQGSFLAIVISVFLLSLQVNASIFSPLTLEQFGKSNILTGLIVLYVSSILVDLLYLITLSSPLYVISVNLNLTIGIAVGLATTCLLSLIPIQQVMANLVAPETVLRRTARDVDPENLIPDESAASELNKEEIEPPERTPLLTIEQILKSSAKRDDEFTVRQSIHSLYEVISEFIQYCDEDGRPIGTDRSSIARRESTEQIFEYWDSCIEIGSDGGQERINLLNATHVRLTSLLIDSPITSVEERLDELVNIHIRAFEIGYLESELLDSYSQLMQDVIDSEKTDLAESVISSTLNVSERLVSTDLEGDEFVKYLSGERRDIVATSFSVTISCLQALGKSDIAGQGLLRRCSENTINRIDIILTSIFEDLEESSTEENDPQGVKQNLLSEIQSAIFGVISSIHSTDSLVARNLMIAVIELSIIQGHNPEKFGNQMQNNISEETVRLEIISEIRNSSIPPSFRRMEVPQSDIEGFIQGLEEQLGDS
- a CDS encoding nitric-oxide reductase large subunit, with product MDVTRSTLAKILVVVFVLNLVVMGAGAAYSYQHQPPIPDEIVGPNGDTVATHDSIQDGKAVFQSNALMNHGSILGNGAYFGEDYTADALQLKTQFMQEYYANERHGEAYADLTTEQQAAVDSRVTADLDRSISGETAQYSAAAAYAHEQVREVYVERYHEGDAERGIPEGMVESADDARLFADFAMWTALVSHAERPGTDHSYTNDWPYNPLAGNEPTGATMVWSAIAMVLLVGGAGLGVWLYNSIELSEPSTKGIEVPDPADVDLLPSQRAATRFIPIAALLFVAQVLLGALLAHYYVERDAFFGIGEALGVDVIQWLPFALTKTYHLDLGILWIATMWIGAGLFLPGLLTGHEPDHQESAINGLLGTLLVVVVGGFVGIYLGTQGFFDGQLWWLLGNEGLEYVEVGRVWQVGLLLGFAIWAFLAYRGLKPLLAREQRFGLAHMILYAGGSIGLLFVAGMLYTPDSNIVMTEFWRWWVVHMWVEGAFEFFIVAIVGITLVSMGLLRKRSAEKAVALQVLFVMGSGVIGVSHHYWWIGQPDVWVPLGSVFSTLELVPLILILFEALGQYRALSKSDETFHYKLPFAFIIASGVWNFVGAGVLGFFINLPLINYYEHGTYLTVAHAHAAMFGAFGFLALGMAAYMLRLSVDPEKWNGKRLWWAFWLWNAGLAVMVGLSLLPIGFLQLEAAFTEGYAVARSLSFYNRDLVQLFFWARFPGDTMLILGTIVFAYDVVRKRFLLRDVEEDASMGPVASRVLGDDDD
- a CDS encoding acyl-CoA dehydrogenase family protein, which translates into the protein MDFGLTDEQQAIREEVRRFAENEIRPVASEYDEQEKYPYEVMDEAAKAGLLGPTIPLDYGGAGYSPVEAALITEELFAADPGIGLCVSSAGFGAESIIEFGTEDQKERWLPDVASGDAIMGSAISEPDTGSDVSSVSTRAERDTAEQSSASSSPPEAEKNGDEFVINGNKMWITNGSVGDFYVVLCQTDPDASGRYNGFSQIVVEADRDGFEADKITGKLGIRASDTAELMFDDVRVPEENLIGTEGGGFLQLMQFFDETRTMVAAQGVGIAKGAAERALEYAQEREQFGRPISDFQAIEHKLAEMHTQTEAARTLTRKSAWSVEHEDDQLTALASMAKEFASRVAVEVADEAVQIHGGAGYVNDFDVERFYRDAKITQIYEGTTEIQKNIIARELLE